In Marmota flaviventris isolate mMarFla1 chromosome 17, mMarFla1.hap1, whole genome shotgun sequence, a single genomic region encodes these proteins:
- the Tnfsf12 gene encoding tumor necrosis factor ligand superfamily member 12 has translation MAARRSQRRRGRQGEPGTALLAPFVLGLGLALACLGLLLAVVSLGSRASLSAQEPSQGELLAEEDQELLELNPQTEESQGVVPFLKQLVRPRRNAPKGRKARTRKAIAAHYEVHPQPGQDGAQAGVDGTVSGWEEAKINSSNPLRYDRQIGEFRVTRAGLYYLYCQVHFDEGKAVYLKLDLLVDDVLALRCLEEFSATATSSLGPQLHLCQVSGLLPLRSGSSLRIRTLPWAHLKAAPFLTYFGLFQVH, from the exons ATGGCCGCCCGTCGGAGCCAGAGGCGGAGGGGGCGCCAGGGGGAGCCGGGCACCGCCCTGCTGGCCCCGTTTgtgctgggcctgggcctggcgctggcttgccttggcctcctgctGGCCGTGGTCAGCCTGGGGAGCCGGGCATCGCTGTCTGCCCAG GAGCCTTCCCAGGGGGAGCTGTTGGCAGAGGAGGACCAGGAGCTGCTG GAACTGAACCCCCAGACTGAGGAAAGCCAGGGTGTTGTGCCTTTCCTGAAACAACTAGTCCGGCCTCGCAGAAATG cacctaaAGGCCGGAAAGCACGGACTCGAAAAGCGATTGCAGCCCACTATGAAG TTCACCCACAGCCGGGACAGGATGGAGCACAGGCAG GTGTGGATGGGACGGTGAGTGGCTGGGAGGAAGCCAAAATCAACAGCTCCAACCCTCTGCGCTATGACCGTCAGATTGGGGAATTTAGAGTCACCAGGGCTGGGCTCTACTACCTATACTGTCAG GTGCACTTTGATGAGGGGAAGGCTGTCTACCTGAAGCTGGACTTGCTGGTGGATGACGTGCTGGCCCTGCGCTGCCTAGAGGAGTTCTCTGCCACAGCAACGAGTTCCCTTGGGCCCCAGCTTCATCTCTGCCAGGTGTCTGGGCTATTGCCCCTGCGGTCAGGATCTTCCCTGCGGATCCGCACCCTCCCCTGGGCCCATCTCAAGGCTGCTCCCTTCCTCACCTACTTTGGACTCTTCCAGGTTCACTGA
- the Tnfsf13 gene encoding tumor necrosis factor ligand superfamily member 13 translates to MPASSPFLLAPKGPSGDMGGPVREPALSVSLWLSWGAALGAVACAIALLTQQTELQSLRREVSRLQRNGGPSQKEEGYPWHSLREQSPEALEAWASGERSRRRRAVLTQKRKKRRSVLHLVPINITSKEDSDVTEVMWQPALRRGRGLEAQGYVVRVWDAGVYLLYSQVLFHDVTFTMGQVVSREGQGRQEILFRCICSMPSDPDRAYNSCYSAGVFHLHQGDILSVLIPRAKAKLSLSPHGTFLGFVKL, encoded by the exons ATGCCAGCCTCGTCTCCTTTCTTGCTAGCCCCCAAAGGGCCCTCGGGCGACATGGGGGGCCCAGTCCGAGAGCCGGCACTCTCGGTTTCACTCTGGTTGAGTTGGGGGGCAGCTCTGGGGGCTGTGGCTTGTGCCATTGCTCTGCTGACCCAACAAACAGAGCTGCAAAGCCTAAGGAGGGAGGTGAGCCGGCTACAGAGAAACGGAGGTCCCTCACAGAAGGAAGAAGGGTATCCCTGGCACAGCCTCCGAGAGCAG AGCCCTGAAGCCCTGGAAGCCTGGGCGAGTGGGGAGAGATCTCGGAGAAGGAGAGCAGTGCTTACCCAGAAGCGGAAGA AGAGGCGTTCAGTTCTGCATCTTGTTCCCATTAACATCACCTCCAAAG AGGACTCTGATGTGACAGAGGTGATGTGGCAACCAGCCCTTAGGCGTGGGAGAGGCCTGGAGGCCCAAGGATACGTTGTGCGAGTCTGGGACGCTGGAGTTTATCTGCTGTACAGCCAG GTCCTGTTTCATGATGTGACTTTCACCATGGGTCAGGTGGTGTCTCGGGAGGGCCAGGGAAGACAGGAAATTCTATTCCGATGTATATGCAGTATGCCTTCGGACCCTGACCGGGCCTACAATAGCTGCTATAGTGCAG gTGTCTTCCATTTACACCAAGGGGATATTCTCAGTGTCCTAATTCCCCGGGCAAAGGCGAAACTTAGTCTCTCTCCACATGGAACCTTCCTAGGGTTTGTGAAACTATGA